In Campylobacter massiliensis, the DNA window AAACTAAAAGTCGCCGAAGTCGGCGCCAAGATAATGCAAAAACTGCCCGAAAAAGGTACGCAAGAGCAGAAATTGGCAGCATTTAGCAATATCTTAAAAGAGATAACCGACACCAGTACGGCTGCAGAGGTGGCAACCGCCATAAAGACTCAAGCTCTAGTAAATAATGTCAAAACTGTTGAAAATCAGGAATTTGCCAAAATCATAGCCGGAGCCTTTGAAGGCACGACGCAAGAACAAATCGAGCGAGTGCTTGAAGATTTAGGTAAAAACGGAAATTTCATGTACCGCGAGATAACCGATAATGACGGCTTTATGAAGCTAGTTAGCGGTAGTGACGTTGGCGTGAAAGCTGAGGGCGTAGACTATGCTGTTTATAAGGGCATCGATGGAAAATATTACAAAGACGAGGGCGGCAAAAAGGTTGTCGCCGATATAAGTCTAGCAAAACTTAAAATTTCAAGCGTCAAACTGCCTACGAATGAAATTTATACATTTAAAAAGCCCGTTACCAAGAGTGAAGAAGTGCTAAAATCGTACACGGTACAGAGTATCCTAAAAGAGAAAAAAGAAGGCGACGTGCTAACGATAGATAAAAGCTCGATGCTCTTTGGTGCCGATAAAAATATTTCCGAGCTGCTAACGGATATGAAAACGCTCGTAACGGCGTATTATTCGAGTAAAATTTATGAATTTGGCTTGCCTGAAAACGTAAATTTTAGAGTCTTGGATACGCCGGCAAATTTACAGCAAAAAGGCGTCGCAGAGGTGTTAGCGCTTTTAGGCGAGCGTATAAAAAGCGTAGATGTAAATCAAGAAAATAGCTTATTTGAGATTAATATTTCACAGTTTAAGAGTCTAAAAAGTAAATTTACGAGCGCTAGCGATGAAACTAAGGCTATCGCAAATTTCGGTATGTTTAAAGATTCATTGGCGTTAAAAGAGAATGTTTTACTGAAAGATAGTATTGCAAATTTTAAAGCAGCTTTGGAAAACTCAAGCGACTTAAATACCTTAAAAGCTGCAAATAGTATCGACATTACCGACGAGCAAGGTGTTTTAGACTTGAGCTTGGTTCAGTATTCGCTTCTGAAAGATAAATTTAGCGATACAAACGATAGTTTACAGGTGCTGGACGTCACCGGAGCAGTAGCTGCAAGCAAGGCTAAGGATATTTTTAGTCTGTCTGCAAATGCTTCAAATTTGACGATTTCTGATTTTTCAAACGATGATAAGATAAATTTTAAAAATTTAGGCATCAACGAAAAGGTAGAGGCGCAAAATTTAGGCCTCGCCGCAAATGCCGGCAAGGAGATCAAAAACGGTAACATTTACAGTGTAAAAATGGATGAAAATATAGCCGGCAAGGACTACGGCGGGAAAGATTTTGCAGAGCTTATCGCTGAAAGCGGAAAGGCTTTTAAAAATACAACTTCAAATCAAGAAGACACCAAGGCTGTGGTCGCCGTACAGGGCAAGGATATAACCCAGCTTTATAAGATCGTAGCGGACGGTAACGGCACACTAGAAAGCAGCGAGATCTCGCTGATAGGAGTGATAACCGCCGAAAAAGATGGAGCAAGCATTGGTGCCGAGTTGAATGAACAAAATATCTTAATAGACTAGGGAAAAATATGTCAAAAGATAAAAAAAACAACGGAGAATGCGACTACGAGCACGAGCTTCGAAAGCTGCAAATCGAGCTTTTAAAATTTCAAAACCACGTAAAAGAGCAGGGCCTGCGCGTACTCATCATCATCGAGGGGCGCGACGCGGCGGGCAAGGGCGGCTCGATAAAGCGTCTAACCGAACACCTAAATCCGCGCGGATGCCGTATCGTGGCGCTTGAAAAGCCAAGCGACGTCGAGCGCTCGCAGTGGTATTTCCAGCGTTACGTCGCGCATTTACCGAGTGCGGGCGAGATCGTGATCTTTGACCGCTCGTGGTACAACCGCGCTGGCGTCGAGCCTGTGATGGGCTTTTGCACGCAAGAAGAGCACAAGGAGTTTTTGCGCGAGGTGCCTAAATTTGAGGAGATGATCAAAAACTCGGGCATTATTTTCTTTAAATTTTACCTCTCGGTTTCAAAAGAGGAGCAAAAAAAGCGCTTTAAAGAGCGCCTCACCGACCCGCTCAAGCAGTTTAAAATTTCGCCCGTAGACGAGAAAAGCCAGGAGCTCTGGGATCAGTACACCATCGCCAAATACTCAATGTTGCTAGCCTCAAACACGCCGTTTTGTCCGTGGACGATCATCGTTTCAGATAGCAAAAAGCAGGCTCGCATAAACCTTTTTAGGCATATCCTTGCAAACGTCGATTACCCGAAAAAAATAGACGCCAAAAACTTTGAGTGCGATGAAGGTATCGTAAGGAGCGGCGAGGAGGAGATACGCCAGATGGAGGCAAATCTCAAAAACGAGAAGCTATCCAAGATGAACGGGTAGGGCGAGTTTGGGTCAAATTTGACGCGCGGCGCGGCAAACGGCCTCGCTAAAATTTGACTCGGCCGTTAAATTTATACGCAGGCGGTCAAACCCGCGCATTTTTGATACGAATGGCGGAATAGGCACTCATCTGTTTAAATTTACTGGTCGCTTTTGCAAATTTAACAAAGCCGAGCAGGATGAAAATTTAACTCAAATTTGCCAAAATTCATCACCACTAGGTAGATCAAATTTAAACCGCGCAGAGACGTTACTCGCGCATTTTGCGCCAAATTTGACTAAATATCTTCCAGGTCATCCACGCCGTACCATGCGCCAACTAGCAAAGCCTGAGCTGTCGCCGTTATAGCCGCATCCGCGTAGTAAAGCACGGAGCCTGGATTTGCTTTTAGAAAAAGTACCGTGAGGCTAGATGCGACAGAGACTATGAGTATGATGGAGTGAAATTTAAACAGCGGATTTTGCGTGATACGCGCTAGTCTAAAGTTTAAAATCATCCAAAAAATCAGCGTAACTACAAGCAAAACGAGGAATAAAAGCGTAAAAATAGGATTGTAAAGTATCCCGGCTAGCAGAGCTGCCGCCGTAACAATCCCTAGCACCCAATACGCGTGAAACGGCCGCATGAGATTAGTCTCGCACATGGGCTGGAGCTTTTTAAGCGCCTTATAAAGATAAACGAGCGCAAGTATGCTTAGCGCCGTCCAGCTATGCTTTTCTTGAAGTTCCGGGAAAAAGTCCGCAACATAAGTCACCAAAATCGTAAAGGACATAAAACAAGCCGAAATTATCCCCTCCTGCTTTGCTTTTTCGATGATTTGAGTTTTGTCTTCGGTGAAATTTTGTTCGTTTTCGTCCACTTTACTCCTCCTTTATCATAGTCCAGGCGTATAGATAAAATGCAGTCGGCAGCACGTAGAGTATCGCGATGGCTAGCGCTGCAAGCAGTATGGAAAAGACCGCCGTAAAATAGCCCATAGATAGCATTATCTGCAGCGCAAAGGCGATAATAAAGCTAGTGATAGCGAAAAATACGTAAGTCTTAAAAAGATTGTTTTCCGTAATCTTTGCAAGGCTGAAATTTAACTTAGCCCAAAGGACGGCAAGATAGATGGTGATAGCTAGTATAAAAAGTCCCGCCAGCCCAGTACCAGCAGTAGTAGGTCGGTCCTCTATGCCGCGTATAAAGCCAAACGCTATACCAACTGCCGCAAATACGATAGATCCAAAAATCATCTGTTTATAGATGCTAAGCACGTCGGCGTCGTAAATTTCCTCTAGTTTTTTAAGCGCGTACCACATATAAACGGCCGCGGCGAGAAAAAGCACGAAATTTACCGAGCCTTCAAGCAGTTTTATTAGCTGCTCTTGCGACTCGTCGTGCGGCTGCGTAAATATCAGATAAAGCTTGGCAAAAAACGATACAGCAACGGTCGCTAGCATAAGCTGACACGAGATGATACCCTGCCTTTTGGCTGCTTTTAGCGTTTCTCGTTCGTTAGAATTTTCATGCGCGTTTTCTTTTTGGGGCGGAATTTTATTTGCTTGGCTTTGATCGGCGTCAAATTTGAGCTCCGTTGCTAGCTCGTTACGGCTGCTAAAATTTGGTTCGTTTGCGTTTTGCGTGTTTAAATTTAGCCTATCGCCGCACTGGTTGGTCAAATTTATCTCGATTTCATTTTGCTCGTTTGAGAAATTTTCCACACTGATCCACGCCGCGAGCAATACGCCCGAAGTCGCTAGATCAAAGAGCGCATTTGCGAGAGGTTCAAATTTGACGATAGAGGCAATGAGAGCTGGCGAGAGGACCTCTAGCATGCCGTAGGTGAAGTTTGCGCCCAGGCTAGCGGCAAGCATCCACGCGTAAATGCCAAAAAGCGCGTAGCCCGAGGCCTTTGCGAGTTTGAGATTTATGACGACCCACGCGACCAAGACAGCAAATACTGCAAGCGGGATGATGACGCGGGAGATGAGCCTGAGATAATTTTCGTCAAAAACGTAGAGCGCGACCGTGCAGAGGATCACTGCTAAAAAGCCGTTGTAGGCGTATTTGAAGATGGTAAAGACGTTTGAGTTTGATAGCTCCTGCGCGCGGATGAGCGCGTAGTGGAAAAACGTCAGTGCAAACAGCCATGCTAGCGTGCGAACGATCCAAAACAGGCTCTGATCGCTCGCTAGAAAACTCGCGCTCGCACACAGGATGCAAACTGCGCCGAGGATGCCTTGGTTTCTTGCTTTATTAAAATTTCTATCCATTTTTCTCTTTCGGCGGTTTTGGTTTTAAATTTGCAAAATTTGACGCTCAAATTTTCGTCAAATTTGACGGCTAGTAAAAGAGAAAATATACATAAATTTGTTTTAAACGGTTATTAAATTTACTGTGTTGTAAGCATCAAATTTAGACAGTATAGAGGTATTGGAAGTTAAATTTATACACTGTAGAGTTAAATTTGATAGCCCAAATTTACTTGGACTATCAAATTTAGGAAAGTTTACTTAGTCGCGTTTTTGTCCGCTTTATCTTCACCCTTCACCTCTTTAGGTGCTACATAATCCTCCCCAAAATATGCCTTCTTTATCTCTTCTTTTTTGATTGCGGCTTTCTTTTCGTAGATTTTGTATTCAGGCTTCCAGTAGTTTAGCATATTGTTTAGCCCGCTGTGGCCTACCTCGGCGTGACAGCTAGCGCAGGTTAGTTGCTTATCCGTATTTAGCAAGCTTTGATAGTGAGCGTGCATCTTTTGGGCTTGGGCTGAGGTTAGCTTATTATCCACCAAATTCGTATGGCAGCTAACGCAACCGTTATCAAATACGAAGTGCTCTCTTTTCTCTCTGTTTTTATGCCAGTCTATAGCCTCCGGATCTTTAAAGAAATGAATATATCCCTCCATTAGTCCGTTTCTGGCTTTAACTAAGACGTATTTAGCTAGGTTATCATGAGGTATGTGGCAGTCTACGCATTTAGCCCTTACTCCGCTTTTGCCTTTGCCGCTGTGAACGTCGTTACTATAAGCTATAACCATAGGATCCATCTCGTGGCACACTACGCAAAACTTCTCTCCGCTAGTTTCTTCTAGGGCGTAATGCACGGGAAGTACGACTAAAAATCCTATAATGCCGCTTACTAATATAATAAGCGCTAGTACTTTCTTTGAAATTTTCATGGCGTTACCCCCATCCATTGCGGAACTTCGTGTTCGTGGCACTCCGTGCACATATTGGTTGATTTTTTATGCTCGTTGTGGCACTCGTCGCAGTATAGCGTAGGGCCGTCGTGAACCGAGTTGTGGGGATTTGCTTTTAGCAGATCCATGTATTCTAGTCTTTTAGCTATCTTTTTCTTGTCGCCGTGACAGGATATACAGCCTTTATCGCCAATAGATTTAAATTTACTAGCGTCGTTTCCTTGTCCTTCGTGACAATCAAGACAGGTGAAGCTTAGCTTTTCGTGGTGAGGCTTTAAAGGGTGTTTGGCTCGCAGCTCGTCGGTGACGTTAAGATCAGTTAAAGACGTTATCTTTGCACCTAAGGCTTCTGCGCTAAATGCAAAAGAGCATAGTAGCATAGACGCGCACAAGGCGAGAAACGCTTTATGTTTCATGCGAATTTCCTTTCTATGTGGATTTAAAGAGACGCGTTCTCTTTGTCGTTAAATTTGAGGGGCAAATTTGGTTTTTAAATTTAACTCTTTAAGTAAAAAACAACCTCAAACGGTTGTTTTTTACTTTGTTGTAAAGGGGGTGGGGGCTTAAATTTTGCTTCGCCATGCTCGCAACTGCAAGCAGACGCGAAGTCGCTCCCCACCCCCTTTAATCCCCCTCCCCCTACGACGCTTTTAAGGTGGCGACACTGCTTTGCTGACGCAAAGCGTCGCAGTTTGGGAAGTAAATTTTATAAATTTACCATCAAATTTAAAAGTACCGCAAGCCGAATTCTCGAATTGAATCTTAAATTTGGCTTGCGATACGAAATAAGATTTGCAAGTATTTTGAGGCGATTTTTGGGGTTTTCTGCTTCGCAAGCTCGCAGCTGCAAGCAGAAGAAGTTTAAATTTGACAAACTTCGTTTCTTGCAAAGCAGTAAGCAAAGCGCAGCTGAAAAGCGCTCAAAAAATGCAAATTTAAAACAAGTTATCGCGAGCTTTGGGCGAGGCGGATCTAAATTTTAGAGCGCAGATAGAACATTTCGTTCATCTAGCGATAAAATTTAGATCAAACGATGTATAAACTCGCGAGAACTTCGTTTTATGGTTAGCCTATATTCTCTCCCGCAATCATACCAAACGTTAAGCAGTCAGCTATCGCTACGCTACCTAAGCGGCTAGCTCCGTGTACGCCGCCGGTGATCTCGCCTGCGGCAAATAATCTTGGGATCGGCATCTCTGTTTGTAGAGATATAACCTGAGCTTTGGTATTGATATCGATACCGCCCATAGTGTGGTGAAGTTTTGGCGTACCGCGCATAGCGTAGAAAGGCGGTTTAGAGATATCTACGCCGTTTGTAGTGGTTTTATCCATAGGTTTACCGAAATCCTCGTCTTTGCCTGATTTAACGAAGCTATTATATCTCTCGACGGTCTTTTTAAGCTCTGCGGCAGGGATTTTATAAGCCGCAGCTAGCTCGTCTAGGGTTTCAAATTTCTTTAGTACGCCAGATTCTAGCGGTTTAGTGTAGTGCTCAGGTATGACCATATTTTTTACGCCCTCGCTATCGCAGAAGTTGATAGGATAGATATCGGCTTTTGCGTCGATTACTTTAAACATAGCTTGAGAGCGGGTGCGGCGGTCTGCTAGCTCGTTCATATAGCGCTTGCCGGTTCTTGGATCGACTGAGATACCATAGCGGAAGCTTCCGTTTACGTTAAACATAGAGCCAACGCCAAAGCCTTTTTCGTCAGGGCATGCCCATGGACCAAACTGTATCCAGCTTAGCTGAACAGGGGTAGCGCCGATCCTAAACGCCTCTTTCATAGCGCCTGCGGTTGCGCCCGGGTGGTTGGTGCTATCTGTGCTAGGTAGGATAGATGGATCTTGGACTTGTCTAAAGAATACGTCGCGGCAGAATCCTCCTGCGGCTAGTACTACGCCTTTTTTAGCTTTTATAACTTTTTTAGTTCCCGTAGTGTTTTCGGCGTCGTCTTTTTGGCTCTTTGGATCAAATTTATAATCCTCTCTAATGATCACTCCGTCTACGCCGCCGTCTTCGCCTAGGACGAATTCGTCAAATTTAGCTCTTTGTCTTAGCTCGCAGCCTTGTAGGTTTTTAAAGTGTTCTACCATCGGCTGAACGATACCAGATCCCGAGCCGTTAGCGGTCTGAAGCGATCTAGGTACGCTGTGCCCGCCTGCGTGGGTAACTTTATCTATGTATTTAGCGCCGCATTTTAGAGTTAGTTTATATGCGTCTTGCGCGCGAGTAGCGATGGTGTCGATTAGATCTACGTGGTTTAGGCCGCGGCCGGCTTTTAGGCAGTCTTTGATAAATAGCTCGTTACTATCTTTGATGCCTTCGGCTTTTTGCTTGTCGCTGTTTGGAACGGCAAATATGCCGCCGTTAATTACGGAGTTACCGCCGACTCGTCCCATCTTTTCTAGGATTAGGACTTTGTTGCCCTTTTCGGCTGCGGTGATACCGGCCGCAAGTCCTGCAAAACCAGAGCCCACGATAACTACGTCCCACTCCTCGTCAAATTTGACGTCTTTAGCGTTAACAGCTGCTTGCGCATTTACCGCACCTAGAGCCAAGGCTCCTGCGCCTACCATACTTAACTTAACAAAATCTCTTCTTGAAACGTTTGAGTTTTTCATAGCTTCTCCTTAAATTTACGTTAGCTATCTACCTGTAAATCTTTAATTTACGACTATACTCTAAATACCTTTTATTACTATTGGCGTCTTCGGGCGTCCTCCTTAGATTAAATTTATTTTATCTAGTGTTATTATAGGACTTAACTTTAAAGAATAAGCTTAAATGAAGGTGTAATTTATAATTTATTAGTAATATTTAAAGATTTATTTAGCCTAAAAACGTGACTATATCGCGATAGGGATAGAACAAAAATAAAATCGAATTTATGTGGTTAAATTTGGGGTGGGGCGTGGGAATTTAGAGATAGAAGAGTGTTTTTTGGCGGGATTGGGATAAATTATAATTTTTTGGAAATGGGTAGGTGGAATTTGAGGGCGCCGAATATTTTATCAGAAAAAAAGAAAGTAAAAATTTGAGAATATTTTTCGGTGGTGTCCCCAACAGGATTTGAACCTGTGGCCTCAGAATTAGGAATTCTGCGCTCTATCCAGCTGAGCTATGAGGACACAAAATACGTTAAATTTGTAAAATGAAAGCCATTTTAAGCACAAAGGATAAAATGGGAATTAAATTTAAAGGCGAGGATTTACATCCCCGCCAAATTCGGCTTAGCCGTTTCTTTTCTTTATAATCTCTTCGCTGACGTTCTTTGGAACTTCCTCATAGTGGTCAAATTCCATAGAATAAGTCGCGCGACCTTGCGTCATAGAGCGAAGATCCGTAGAGTAACCAAACATTTGAGCTAGCGGGCAGAAAGCCGTGATGATCTTGCTTCCGTTTCGCTCGTCCATAGAGTTTACTTGTCCGCGGCGTTTGTTTAAGTCGCCGATAACGTCGCCCATATAATCCTCAGGCGTCTCAACCTCGACCTTCATCATAGGCTCAAGGATAACCGCACCCGCCTTTCTAGCGCCCTCTTTGAAGCCCATAGAAGCAGCGAGTTTAAACGCCATTTCAGATGAGTCGACTTCGTGGTAGCTACCGTCAAATAGGGTAACTTTAACGTCCTCGACCGGATAGCCGGCAAGCACGCCGTTTTGAAGCGCTTCTTTGCAGCCTTTTTCAACTGCAGGGATATATTCTTTAGGAACCACGCCGCCTTTAATATCGTTAACGAACTCAAATCCGCTAGCCGCAGGTAGCGGCTCAAGGCGCAAGAATACGTGTCCGTACTGACCGCGACCGCCTGATTGCTTGGCGTATTTATACTCTTGTTCGACTGTTTTGCGGATAGTCTCGCGGTATGCGACTTGCGGTTGACCTACTTCGGCATCGACTTTAAACTCGCGTAGCATTCTATCTACGATGATCTCAAGATGAAGCTCGCCCATACCGCTGATGATGGTTTGACCGCTCTCTTCGTCGGTGCCCACTCTAAAGCTTGGGTCTTCTTGAGCTAGTTTTTGAAGCGCGATAGCCATTTTTTCTTGGTCGGCTTTAGTTTTTGGTTCGACGGCAACGCTGATAACCGGCTCAGGGAAGTCCATCTTCTCAAGGATAACCTTGTCTTTTTCGCTCGCGAGCGTATCGCCGGTTAGGGTATTTTTTAGACCTACGACCGCGCCGATCTCGCCCGCGTGAAGAACCGAAATTTCCTCGCGTTTGTTTGAGTGCATTTTTAGCAAGCGACCGATTCTTTCTTTATTATCCTGAACAGTATTGTAAGCATAGCTACCGCTCTCAAGGCTACCGCGATAAACACGGATAAATGTAAGCTGTCCGACAAACGGGTCGGTCATAATCTTAAACGCAAGAGCTGCAAATTCGCCGTTATCGGTGCTTTCTACCGTTACTTCGCTACCGTCTTCATAAACGCCCTTAATCGCCTCGATCTCATCCGGTGCAGGCAAATATGCTACGACCGCGTCAAGTAGGGGCTGGATGCCTTTATTTTTAAATGCCGTTCCGCAAAGCATAGGAGTTATCGTCATTCTTAAGCAACCCGCTTTGATACCTTTTTTGATCTCTTCTTCGCTTAGCTCCTCGCCTGAGAAAAATTTCTCCATCAAGCTATCATCGGTTTCAGAAACCGCTTCGATTAACTTAGTGCGGTACTCTTCAGCTTTTTCTTTTACCTCTGCAGGGATTTCTATCTCTTTATAGTCAGTCGGCTTTTTGTCGTCTTCCCAAACGTAAGCTTTCATCTTAACAAGATCGACCACGCCTCTAAAGTTATCCTCTGCACCGATAGGAATTTGAATAGGCACAGGATTTGCTTTTAGGCGGTTTCTGATTTGAGACTCGACGTTAAAGAAATTTGCGCCGATTCTGTCCATTTTATTTACAAAAACGATTCTTGGAACGTGATATTTATTTGCCTGTCTCCAAACGGTCTCAGACTGAGGCTGGACGCCGCCGACTGAGCAAAATACCGAAACAGCACCGTCAAGAACGCGCATAGAACGCTCGACTTCGATAGTAAAGTCGACGTGGCCCGGAGTGTCGATCAAATTTATCTGGTGATCTTTCCAAAAGCAAGTTGTCGCCGCAGACGTAATCGTGATGCCGCGCTCTTTTTCTTGCTCCATCCAGTCCATCGTAGCAGCGCCGTCGTGAACCTCGCCTATCTTGTGGCTCATACCCGTAAAGAACAAAATTCTTTCGCTGGTCGTAGTTTTACCGGCATCGATGTGAGCAGCTATACCGATGTTTCTAACCATATGTAAAGGGGTTTTTCTATCTGCCATACTAGCCTCCTCTTACCAGCGGTAGTGAGCAAACGCTTTGTTAGCTTCTGCCATTTTGTAGGTGTCTTCCTTCTTCTTGAAAGACGCGCCTTTTGAATTTGCCGCATCAAGTAGCTCGTTAGCTAGCTTATCGATCATGGTTCTTTCGCTTCTTTTTCTAGCAAAACCGATGATCCAGCGGATAGCAAGAGCTTGTTGGCGAGCCGGGCGAACCTCTACCGGTACTTGGTAGGTAGCGCCGCCGACGCGACGAGATTTAACCTCCATAAGAGGTTTAATGTTTTCGATAGCATCGTTAAATACATCTATACCTTTTACGTCGCCGCTTTTTTTCTCGATAGCTTTGATAGCGCCGTACATGATCTCGGTAGCGACGCTTTTTTTGCCGTCGTACATAAGAGAGTTAATAAATTTAGTGATTACCTTATTGCCGTAAATTGGATCCGGCATTACTTCCCTGACGGGAGCTTTTCTTCTTCTCATTTGATTATTCCTTCAAATTTTATAAATTTTACTCAAACCTATGCCGCTAATGGCATGGTCTGCGAACCTAAATTTTTATTTCTTTTTACCTGCTGCGGCTGCCGCTTGACCAGGTTTTGGACGTTTAGCGCCGTATTTTGAGCGAGAAACGGTTCTTTTCGCAACGCCTGCCGTATCAAGAGCGCCGCGTACGATGTGGTATTTAACGCCCGGTAAATCCTTAACACGACCGCCGCGCACTAGCACGATGCTGTGTTCTTGTAGGTTGTGGCCTTCACCGCCGATATAGCTGATCACTTCAAATCCGCTTGTAAGCCTCACTTTGGCAACTTTTCTCAAAGCCGAGTTTGGTTTTTTAGGAGTCGTAGTATAGACCCTGGTGCAAACTCCTCTTCTTTGAGGACACTCTTTTAGCGCTGGAGATTTTGACTTAAAAGTCACTTTCTTGCGCTCTTTTCTGACCAATTGATTAATGGTTGGCACAGTAATTCCTTTCGACTAAATTTATTAAAAAGACTTGATTTTATTTAAATTTGCCTTAATATAAGGTAAATTTCATCTTTAAGGCCGAGTTTTATCCTGCTAATCTTTTCTAATCGCGTACTTTCCGCTTCCGCTAAAGATAATGCAAAGCGATAAAGCGATGTAAAGATATAAAATTTCGGCCTTAAAGCCGCCGACGTTTGTAAGCTCAAGTAAATTTCCAAGTCCGTGGTAGGCGTACATTATCGTTAGGCTCGTACCGATAACGAGCAATGCTCCGATCCTTGAAAATATCCCTAGAATTATCATTAGCGGCGCAACAACCTCGCCTATATAGGAGCCGTAAGCCACAATCTCAGATAAGCCGGCTTTTGTTAAAATACTTTTTACGCCGCCTATGCCGTATAAAATTTTTGCAAAGCCGTGCATAAAAAGGCAGACGCCAAGCCCTAGCCTCGCAAATAAAATTCCCAAATCGAAATTTTTCATTTTTACTCCGAATTTTCAAATTTAAAGGATGGATTTTATCTGATTAGTTTTAAAGCGAGGCAAATTTAAGCCCCGCCGAATTTGGCGAGGCTTGCGGAGTTAAATTTTAGTTTTGTTTTAGCTTGATCTTTTGATCTTGATAAAGACCCGTTCCGACAGGGATCATGCGTCCCAGAATGACGTTTTCTTTTAAATCCTCGAGGTGGTCGATCTTGGCTGCGATAGAAGCCTCGGTTAGAACCTTGGTCGTCTCTTGGAACGATGCGGCAGAGATTACGCTGTCGCTTCCGATAGCCGCGCGAGTAACGCCTAGCAAAATAGGTTCGGCAATCGCTGGTTGTCCGCCTATTTTCATAATTCTTTCGTTCTCTTCTTTAAATCTAGCGCGAGAAATCATATCTCCGGTAATGAAATTCGTATCGCCGCTATCTACGATTTTTACTTGACGAAGCATCTGAGAAACGATAATCTCAATGTGTTTGTCCGCAATTGCGACGCCCTGAGAGCGATAAACTTGTTGGATTTCGCTAATCAAATAGTAATGTAATGCCTTTTCGCCCAGAACCCTTAAAACGTCATGGC includes these proteins:
- a CDS encoding flavocytochrome c — encoded protein: MKNSNVSRRDFVKLSMVGAGALALGAVNAQAAVNAKDVKFDEEWDVVIVGSGFAGLAAGITAAEKGNKVLILEKMGRVGGNSVINGGIFAVPNSDKQKAEGIKDSNELFIKDCLKAGRGLNHVDLIDTIATRAQDAYKLTLKCGAKYIDKVTHAGGHSVPRSLQTANGSGSGIVQPMVEHFKNLQGCELRQRAKFDEFVLGEDGGVDGVIIREDYKFDPKSQKDDAENTTGTKKVIKAKKGVVLAAGGFCRDVFFRQVQDPSILPSTDSTNHPGATAGAMKEAFRIGATPVQLSWIQFGPWACPDEKGFGVGSMFNVNGSFRYGISVDPRTGKRYMNELADRRTRSQAMFKVIDAKADIYPINFCDSEGVKNMVIPEHYTKPLESGVLKKFETLDELAAAYKIPAAELKKTVERYNSFVKSGKDEDFGKPMDKTTTNGVDISKPPFYAMRGTPKLHHTMGGIDINTKAQVISLQTEMPIPRLFAAGEITGGVHGASRLGSVAIADCLTFGMIAGENIG
- a CDS encoding cytochrome c3 family protein; translation: MKISKKVLALIILVSGIIGFLVVLPVHYALEETSGEKFCVVCHEMDPMVIAYSNDVHSGKGKSGVRAKCVDCHIPHDNLAKYVLVKARNGLMEGYIHFFKDPEAIDWHKNREKREHFVFDNGCVSCHTNLVDNKLTSAQAQKMHAHYQSLLNTDKQLTCASCHAEVGHSGLNNMLNYWKPEYKIYEKKAAIKKEEIKKAYFGEDYVAPKEVKGEDKADKNATK
- the ppk2 gene encoding polyphosphate kinase 2; its protein translation is MSKDKKNNGECDYEHELRKLQIELLKFQNHVKEQGLRVLIIIEGRDAAGKGGSIKRLTEHLNPRGCRIVALEKPSDVERSQWYFQRYVAHLPSAGEIVIFDRSWYNRAGVEPVMGFCTQEEHKEFLREVPKFEEMIKNSGIIFFKFYLSVSKEEQKKRFKERLTDPLKQFKISPVDEKSQELWDQYTIAKYSMLLASNTPFCPWTIIVSDSKKQARINLFRHILANVDYPKKIDAKNFECDEGIVRSGEEEIRQMEANLKNEKLSKMNG
- the fusA gene encoding elongation factor G, whose translation is MADRKTPLHMVRNIGIAAHIDAGKTTTSERILFFTGMSHKIGEVHDGAATMDWMEQEKERGITITSAATTCFWKDHQINLIDTPGHVDFTIEVERSMRVLDGAVSVFCSVGGVQPQSETVWRQANKYHVPRIVFVNKMDRIGANFFNVESQIRNRLKANPVPIQIPIGAEDNFRGVVDLVKMKAYVWEDDKKPTDYKEIEIPAEVKEKAEEYRTKLIEAVSETDDSLMEKFFSGEELSEEEIKKGIKAGCLRMTITPMLCGTAFKNKGIQPLLDAVVAYLPAPDEIEAIKGVYEDGSEVTVESTDNGEFAALAFKIMTDPFVGQLTFIRVYRGSLESGSYAYNTVQDNKERIGRLLKMHSNKREEISVLHAGEIGAVVGLKNTLTGDTLASEKDKVILEKMDFPEPVISVAVEPKTKADQEKMAIALQKLAQEDPSFRVGTDEESGQTIISGMGELHLEIIVDRMLREFKVDAEVGQPQVAYRETIRKTVEQEYKYAKQSGGRGQYGHVFLRLEPLPAASGFEFVNDIKGGVVPKEYIPAVEKGCKEALQNGVLAGYPVEDVKVTLFDGSYHEVDSSEMAFKLAASMGFKEGARKAGAVILEPMMKVEVETPEDYMGDVIGDLNKRRGQVNSMDERNGSKIITAFCPLAQMFGYSTDLRSMTQGRATYSMEFDHYEEVPKNVSEEIIKKRNG
- a CDS encoding DUF4214 domain-containing protein; this translates as MALTSKDINALYITLFNRIAEGDGQQYWLNVANKSNLEIKDVAAAMLATGPSKEYFSGKESNEDFINHIYTNLFSKDKSKDPEGVAFWAKSLYNGNSREVVVSELLKAAEHGNYSDTDAVRAQNLYLNKLKVAEVGAKIMQKLPEKGTQEQKLAAFSNILKEITDTSTAAEVATAIKTQALVNNVKTVENQEFAKIIAGAFEGTTQEQIERVLEDLGKNGNFMYREITDNDGFMKLVSGSDVGVKAEGVDYAVYKGIDGKYYKDEGGKKVVADISLAKLKISSVKLPTNEIYTFKKPVTKSEEVLKSYTVQSILKEKKEGDVLTIDKSSMLFGADKNISELLTDMKTLVTAYYSSKIYEFGLPENVNFRVLDTPANLQQKGVAEVLALLGERIKSVDVNQENSLFEINISQFKSLKSKFTSASDETKAIANFGMFKDSLALKENVLLKDSIANFKAALENSSDLNTLKAANSIDITDEQGVLDLSLVQYSLLKDKFSDTNDSLQVLDVTGAVAASKAKDIFSLSANASNLTISDFSNDDKINFKNLGINEKVEAQNLGLAANAGKEIKNGNIYSVKMDENIAGKDYGGKDFAELIAESGKAFKNTTSNQEDTKAVVAVQGKDITQLYKIVADGNGTLESSEISLIGVITAEKDGASIGAELNEQNILID
- a CDS encoding cytochrome c3 family protein, with translation MKHKAFLALCASMLLCSFAFSAEALGAKITSLTDLNVTDELRAKHPLKPHHEKLSFTCLDCHEGQGNDASKFKSIGDKGCISCHGDKKKIAKRLEYMDLLKANPHNSVHDGPTLYCDECHNEHKKSTNMCTECHEHEVPQWMGVTP
- the rpsG gene encoding 30S ribosomal protein S7 translates to MRRRKAPVREVMPDPIYGNKVITKFINSLMYDGKKSVATEIMYGAIKAIEKKSGDVKGIDVFNDAIENIKPLMEVKSRRVGGATYQVPVEVRPARQQALAIRWIIGFARKRSERTMIDKLANELLDAANSKGASFKKKEDTYKMAEANKAFAHYRW